The Thermodesulfobacteriota bacterium genome has a window encoding:
- a CDS encoding acyl-CoA dehydrogenase family protein: MFDYLLSKKELKLREEVRDLVKWVPKKMILDMDQDLIRFPKEFLKEAGKRNLMGCRFPQKWGGRDMDWVTTCMVMEEVGTLGYIFACVFGVGAELVCDAIILHGTDVQKEKYVKPLLKGDLFAAECLTEPRGGSDFFGTTTFAENKGDYFLLNGQKRFIVGAEGADYFLVYAKTDPHAQPHKALTCFIVDRGPGVETKYLYGLMGCRGGSAGRIVFKDVKVPKKNVVGQINRAYAVFNTMMIPERLGTAAMTIGAARPALEIATAYTTRRKAFGQTINQFQGVSFQIAEAAMLLDATRAMIYTTARGVDAGIEPKRIRRMVSETKKFVTEACQKIAHHSMQVMGGIGYTNIFPIERIVRDLRLASIWTGTNEVMSMIIANEWYREYFKNKQDGFSRDWESDAQEAGALDEKVYE, from the coding sequence ATGTTTGATTACCTTCTATCCAAAAAAGAATTAAAATTAAGGGAAGAAGTCAGGGACCTCGTCAAATGGGTCCCAAAAAAGATGATTCTGGATATGGACCAAGACCTGATCCGGTTTCCCAAAGAGTTTCTAAAAGAAGCCGGAAAAAGAAACCTGATGGGATGCCGTTTCCCCCAAAAATGGGGTGGTAGAGATATGGACTGGGTAACCACCTGCATGGTTATGGAAGAAGTCGGCACCCTGGGTTATATTTTTGCCTGTGTTTTTGGCGTGGGTGCCGAACTGGTTTGTGATGCAATTATTCTTCACGGAACCGACGTCCAGAAGGAAAAGTATGTCAAACCCCTTTTAAAAGGTGATCTCTTTGCTGCTGAATGTCTCACCGAACCCAGGGGCGGTTCTGATTTTTTCGGAACCACCACTTTTGCTGAAAATAAGGGAGATTATTTCTTATTAAACGGTCAAAAAAGATTTATTGTAGGCGCTGAAGGGGCGGACTACTTCCTTGTTTATGCCAAAACCGATCCCCACGCCCAGCCTCACAAGGCTCTCACCTGTTTTATTGTGGATCGCGGCCCCGGGGTGGAAACCAAATATTTATACGGCCTGATGGGCTGCCGGGGGGGTAGCGCAGGCCGCATTGTATTTAAAGATGTCAAAGTACCGAAAAAAAATGTGGTGGGGCAAATCAACAGGGCCTATGCCGTGTTTAATACCATGATGATACCGGAACGCCTGGGAACAGCAGCCATGACCATCGGCGCGGCAAGACCCGCCCTGGAGATTGCCACCGCCTACACTACCCGGCGAAAGGCTTTCGGCCAAACAATTAATCAGTTTCAGGGGGTCAGTTTCCAGATTGCCGAGGCCGCCATGCTGCTTGATGCCACCCGCGCCATGATTTATACCACCGCCCGAGGGGTGGACGCCGGTATAGAGCCCAAACGTATTAGAAGGATGGTTTCTGAAACTAAAAAATTTGTCACCGAAGCATGTCAGAAAATCGCCCATCACTCCATGCAGGTCATGGGGGGCATCGGTTATACCAATATTTTTCCCATAGAACGGATTGTTCGGGACCTTAGACTAGCCTCCATATGGACAGGTACCAACGAGGTCATGTCCATGATCATCGCCAATGAATGGTATCGTGAATATTTTAAAAATAAGCAAGATGGATTTTCAAGAGACTGGGAATCGGACGCACAGGAAGCGGGAGCCTTGGACGAAAAGGTGTATGAGTAG
- the mtaB gene encoding tRNA (N(6)-L-threonylcarbamoyladenosine(37)-C(2))-methylthiotransferase MtaB: MPKFTITTLGCKVNQYESETIAQRLSDDGQWVILHDKEIADLCIINTCTVTQKASMQSRQAIRQAIRSHPRARIIVTGCYAQTEPEEIKKIKGVHHVIGHFDKHKLPDMILSGKENILPSPDLKQTIHHFNPMPSVGLGYRTRPFLKIQDGCSDFCTYCIVPYARGASRSLEPKQVLDNIKKIHQAGYHEVVLTGIHLGHYGLDLGQRKLGLLDLLYRIRNSCTIDRIRLSSIEPFELTEDIIKLVAQSGTGPGKICHHFHIPLQSGDDFILKRMHRPYSRSFFIDLVEKIHKLLPDSAIGVDTLIGFPGESNRAFENTYSLIEQLPVSYLHVFPFSPRKGTPAYSYPDRVDSNVIKERCQEMRTLGKLKRNVFYHKFIGQTLDILIEGKQKKSKNLLKGITSNYIPVLVNGKDKLKNTMANVTIDEVNDSNQVFGTIDR; this comes from the coding sequence ATGCCTAAATTTACCATCACCACATTGGGATGCAAGGTCAACCAGTACGAATCAGAAACCATCGCCCAAAGGCTGTCTGATGATGGACAGTGGGTGATATTGCATGATAAAGAAATAGCGGATCTGTGCATTATCAATACCTGCACCGTCACGCAGAAAGCATCCATGCAGTCCAGACAGGCCATACGACAGGCCATACGCTCTCATCCCAGGGCACGCATCATTGTTACAGGATGCTATGCTCAAACCGAACCTGAAGAAATTAAAAAAATCAAAGGAGTCCACCATGTCATTGGCCATTTTGACAAACACAAACTTCCCGATATGATCCTTAGCGGAAAAGAAAATATTCTCCCCTCCCCTGATTTAAAACAGACAATACACCATTTTAATCCCATGCCATCGGTCGGCTTAGGATACCGCACCAGACCTTTCTTAAAAATACAGGATGGCTGCAGTGACTTTTGTACCTACTGCATCGTTCCCTATGCAAGGGGAGCCAGCCGGAGTCTTGAACCAAAACAGGTACTGGATAATATCAAAAAAATTCATCAGGCCGGTTATCACGAAGTTGTTCTTACCGGCATTCACCTCGGTCATTATGGCTTGGACCTCGGCCAACGGAAATTGGGTCTCCTTGACCTTTTATACCGTATTCGCAACTCATGCACCATTGATCGTATTCGGCTCAGCTCCATAGAACCTTTTGAGCTCACAGAGGATATCATCAAACTTGTCGCTCAATCCGGCACAGGCCCGGGAAAAATCTGCCATCATTTTCATATCCCGTTGCAAAGCGGCGATGATTTCATTTTAAAAAGAATGCACCGGCCCTATTCGAGATCATTTTTCATTGACCTGGTGGAAAAAATTCATAAGCTGTTGCCGGACAGTGCAATCGGTGTGGATACGCTCATCGGTTTTCCAGGTGAATCAAACCGGGCATTTGAGAATACCTACTCTTTAATTGAACAGTTGCCGGTCTCCTACCTTCATGTATTTCCATTTTCCCCTCGAAAAGGGACTCCCGCCTATTCTTATCCTGACCGGGTCGACTCAAACGTTATCAAGGAACGATGTCAAGAGATGAGAACGCTGGGAAAGCTTAAAAGGAATGTTTTCTATCATAAATTTATAGGCCAAACCCTTGATATCCTGATAGAGGGTAAACAGAAAAAATCGAAAAACCTCTTAAAGGGAATCACGTCCAATTATATTCCGGTATTGGTTAATGGTAAGGATAAACTGAAAAATACAATGGCTAATGTTACCATTGACGAAGTCAATGACAGCAATCAAGTGTTTGGCACAATTGATAGATAA
- the mnmA gene encoding tRNA 2-thiouridine(34) synthase MnmA, with protein sequence MKQITAIALSGGIDSLAAAYLLKQQGHPVIGIHFLSGFETKAFPSYNNKFTDIANQLGIAVKIIDISADFKLKVVDYFTQTYLSGKTPNPCLVCNPSIKFGTLFTFARKLGASRLATGHYARTSADSEGKFHLFRGMDRKKDQSYFLAFMTQKQLARACFPLGKMTKSAVKKLAQEKGLRPQIKKESQDICFIKDNKYGNFLLQQQNFKAKPGDIVDMKGHILGKHNGLHLFTIGQRRGINCPAAEPYYVVRLDINDNRLVVGLKKDLLSSSCRVSKINWITDKPPAPLDVDIRLRYRHKAVRSRLIPDGSTSATINFEIPQSAVTPGQGAVFYKDDEVIGGGWIDA encoded by the coding sequence ATGAAGCAGATAACAGCCATTGCCTTAAGCGGCGGCATCGATTCTCTTGCAGCAGCATACCTTTTAAAACAGCAGGGGCACCCTGTCATCGGTATCCATTTTCTTTCCGGGTTTGAAACCAAAGCTTTTCCTTCTTATAATAACAAGTTTACCGATATTGCAAACCAGCTTGGAATTGCAGTAAAAATCATAGATATAAGTGCGGACTTCAAACTAAAGGTTGTTGATTATTTCACCCAAACTTACCTTTCCGGGAAAACCCCTAATCCATGCCTGGTGTGTAATCCTTCCATAAAATTCGGCACGTTATTTACCTTTGCCCGTAAGCTGGGAGCATCTCGCCTTGCTACCGGCCATTATGCCAGGACATCGGCTGACAGTGAAGGCAAATTTCATCTGTTTCGCGGTATGGATAGAAAAAAAGATCAGTCTTATTTTCTGGCTTTTATGACTCAAAAGCAGCTGGCCCGTGCATGCTTTCCATTGGGAAAAATGACAAAATCAGCTGTAAAAAAACTGGCACAGGAAAAAGGGCTTCGTCCGCAAATAAAAAAAGAAAGCCAGGACATATGCTTTATCAAAGATAATAAATACGGAAACTTTCTTTTGCAGCAACAGAACTTCAAAGCCAAACCCGGGGATATTGTAGATATGAAAGGCCACATTCTGGGCAAGCATAATGGACTTCATCTTTTTACCATCGGTCAGAGGCGTGGTATCAACTGTCCTGCTGCCGAACCTTATTATGTGGTTAGATTGGATATAAATGATAACCGGCTTGTGGTCGGATTAAAAAAAGACCTCCTTTCATCAAGTTGCCGGGTCAGCAAAATCAACTGGATTACAGATAAACCACCCGCACCATTAGATGTAGATATCCGTTTAAGATACCGTCATAAGGCAGTCCGGTCCAGACTTATTCCTGATGGTAGCACTTCAGCTACCATCAATTTTGAAATTCCCCAGTCAGCAGTGACACCCGGGCAGGGGGCTGTATTTTATAAAGATGATGAGGTGATTGGAGGTGGATGGATAGATGCCTAA
- a CDS encoding NIL domain-containing protein, translating to MYSKILILRFDKTKVQEPIVCYLTRDYDLIFNILNATVFPRKEGVMVLELSGSKKNFKEGVKYLKNKGVHVENASQEISRDKKKCTHCGACTAVCPTGALSVERPEMSVKFEQEKCSICELCVTACPTRAMEIRQITQTFFE from the coding sequence TTGTATTCAAAGATACTTATTCTTCGCTTTGACAAAACAAAGGTCCAGGAACCGATCGTTTGCTATCTGACCAGAGATTACGACCTGATTTTTAATATTCTCAACGCGACGGTTTTTCCAAGAAAAGAAGGTGTCATGGTTCTAGAGCTCTCGGGCTCTAAAAAAAACTTCAAAGAGGGAGTAAAATATCTAAAGAACAAGGGTGTACATGTTGAAAATGCGTCCCAGGAAATCAGCCGTGACAAGAAAAAATGCACCCATTGCGGCGCATGTACCGCTGTTTGTCCAACAGGTGCCCTTTCTGTGGAACGGCCGGAAATGTCTGTTAAGTTCGAACAAGAAAAATGCAGTATATGTGAACTTTGCGTAACTGCCTGCCCCACACGGGCTATGGAAATTCGCCAGATAACCCAGACTTTTTTTGAATGA
- a CDS encoding alpha/beta fold hydrolase: protein MNRFAYRTTGLAIKALAGLSKAKINVHGTDHIPHGSVIFVINHFTRIETLLMPYYIFKLTKTPVWSLADYGLFKGTLGTLLDMVGAVSTKDPDRDLLIVKSLLTGESSWIIFPEGRMVKNKKIVEKGQFMISYAGGKHPPHTGAATLALRTEFYRQRLATMNEKVPEEAKYIMELFQIDSIEPVLEKSTYIVPVNLTYYPIRVRENILSNLAVQLVEDIPERAVEEIMAEGTMLLSGVDVDIRFGKPISIKECVQSKAISRDISKKQRIKFDDKLPSLLRMRKEALRIMQRYMSSIYSLTTVNHDHLFASMLRMTPRKKINPKNLMRRVFLAALFLRDQTEFYLHKSLEGNQTHLLTDDRLNKFSDFLEIALEKNIVKKKGDILLKDRSRFSSPYDFHRARIDNPIEVMANAVEPLIILQRKVRKLARQPGFWIKRKVAGYLIKKAIDEYETDYNEFYIEGESKNKEVGMPRLVKGRSKDTGVVLIHGYMAAPPEVIGLADYLGRKGLWVYVPRVKGHGTSPEDLAVRSYKNWIESVDDGYAIIDSLCKRVVVGGFSNGAGLALELAARVKNIEGVFAVCPPLRLQDFSSKFASAVDVWNKLMNRVHLDDAKMEFVENNPENPHINYLRNPISGVRELVRLMDSVEPKLADIKVPALIAQSQGDPVVDPKGSKRIFELLGSKDKEYILFNFERHGILLGDGSKRVHKAIWDFIRHL, encoded by the coding sequence ATGAACCGTTTTGCCTATCGAACCACAGGACTTGCCATAAAAGCGCTCGCCGGCCTTTCAAAGGCAAAAATAAATGTGCATGGGACGGATCATATTCCCCACGGCTCCGTCATTTTTGTTATCAATCATTTTACCCGAATTGAAACCCTGCTGATGCCGTATTACATCTTTAAATTAACCAAAACCCCGGTATGGTCTCTGGCCGATTATGGGCTGTTTAAGGGCACGCTGGGCACCCTTCTTGATATGGTGGGTGCAGTTTCCACTAAAGATCCGGACAGGGATTTGCTGATCGTAAAAAGCCTCCTTACCGGAGAGTCTTCCTGGATCATTTTCCCCGAAGGCCGGATGGTGAAAAATAAAAAAATAGTAGAAAAGGGGCAATTTATGATCTCATATGCCGGTGGAAAGCACCCTCCCCATACCGGTGCCGCCACTCTGGCGCTGAGAACGGAATTTTACCGGCAGCGTCTGGCAACAATGAATGAAAAAGTTCCCGAGGAAGCAAAATATATAATGGAACTTTTTCAAATTGATTCCATTGAGCCGGTACTAGAAAAAAGTACCTATATTGTTCCCGTGAATTTGACTTATTACCCGATCCGAGTCCGGGAAAATATTTTGAGCAATCTTGCCGTTCAGTTGGTTGAAGATATCCCGGAAAGAGCGGTGGAAGAAATTATGGCTGAAGGCACCATGCTGCTTTCCGGGGTGGATGTGGACATACGATTCGGTAAACCTATTTCGATAAAAGAATGCGTTCAATCCAAAGCGATAAGCAGGGATATTTCAAAAAAACAAAGAATAAAATTTGATGATAAACTTCCTTCATTGCTGAGAATGCGGAAGGAAGCTTTAAGGATTATGCAGCGATATATGTCGTCGATTTACTCTTTAACCACAGTCAATCACGACCATCTTTTTGCTTCAATGCTCAGAATGACTCCCCGGAAAAAAATTAACCCGAAGAATTTGATGAGAAGAGTATTTCTTGCAGCATTATTTCTAAGAGACCAGACCGAATTCTATCTCCATAAAAGCTTGGAAGGGAATCAAACACATCTGCTTACAGACGATCGGTTGAACAAATTTTCCGATTTTCTCGAAATCGCCCTGGAAAAGAATATCGTGAAGAAAAAAGGAGATATTTTATTGAAGGACCGGTCGAGATTCTCTTCTCCTTACGATTTTCATCGTGCAAGAATAGACAACCCCATAGAAGTGATGGCCAATGCGGTCGAGCCGCTCATCATACTGCAACGCAAAGTTCGAAAGCTTGCCCGCCAGCCCGGATTCTGGATAAAACGCAAAGTGGCCGGGTATCTGATTAAAAAGGCAATCGATGAATATGAAACAGACTACAATGAATTTTATATAGAGGGGGAATCTAAAAATAAAGAGGTGGGAATGCCCCGTCTGGTTAAAGGGAGATCGAAGGATACGGGAGTTGTTCTCATCCATGGGTATATGGCCGCTCCACCCGAGGTAATAGGGCTTGCAGACTATCTTGGCCGAAAGGGATTATGGGTATATGTACCAAGGGTGAAAGGTCACGGGACTTCTCCTGAAGACCTGGCTGTTCGATCATATAAGAACTGGATTGAATCAGTTGATGACGGATATGCCATAATAGACAGCCTTTGTAAGCGTGTGGTGGTGGGGGGATTTTCCAACGGTGCCGGTTTGGCCCTTGAACTGGCGGCCAGAGTTAAAAATATTGAAGGTGTTTTTGCCGTTTGCCCCCCACTAAGGCTTCAAGATTTCTCATCAAAGTTCGCATCTGCGGTAGATGTGTGGAACAAGTTGATGAACAGGGTTCACCTGGATGACGCCAAAATGGAATTTGTGGAAAATAACCCGGAAAACCCTCATATAAATTATTTGCGCAATCCCATTTCCGGTGTAAGAGAACTTGTGCGTTTGATGGATTCAGTTGAGCCAAAATTGGCCGACATAAAAGTGCCTGCACTTATCGCACAATCCCAGGGAGATCCTGTGGTAGACCCGAAAGGCTCAAAGAGAATTTTTGAGCTTTTAGGTTCAAAAGACAAGGAATACATCCTTTTTAATTTTGAACGCCACGGCATATTATTGGGGGATGGGTCAAAAAGAGTGCATAAAGCCATATGGGACTTTATCAGGCACCTGTAA
- a CDS encoding DoxX family protein yields the protein MFYNSQERKINFGLLVMRVGLAVILLIHSMPGLIGGAAYWKKIGTGLSFINIGLPPEAIGFIMMLLESLGALSLLFGYLFRPFSIVLAILYCLYFFNYYNIGYRTLMLYSLSLASVFIGFVNTGPGRYAIAVKLEKK from the coding sequence ATGTTTTATAATTCTCAGGAAAGAAAAATTAATTTTGGCCTGCTGGTGATGCGCGTGGGTTTGGCTGTCATTCTTTTAATCCATTCCATGCCCGGATTGATTGGCGGAGCTGCCTACTGGAAAAAAATAGGGACTGGCCTAAGCTTTATAAATATCGGCCTTCCTCCGGAAGCAATCGGCTTTATTATGATGCTTTTGGAGTCACTTGGTGCACTGAGTCTGTTGTTCGGCTATTTATTCAGGCCATTTTCCATTGTGCTGGCGATATTGTATTGTCTCTATTTCTTTAATTATTATAACATCGGTTACCGAACATTGATGTTGTATTCCTTAAGCCTGGCTTCGGTCTTTATCGGTTTTGTAAACACAGGGCCGGGGCGATATGCCATAGCGGTCAAACTGGAAAAAAAGTAA
- a CDS encoding M48 family metallopeptidase: MNFIAVIILVVIFAEFILNFIAELLNLRMLRSEIPHAFQGWYDANRYSQSQEYLKTNTRFGWVVSAFDLVVFLLFWFLKGFPLVDGWVQAYHQGPVISGMIFIGALVLIKAVLSLPFSIYSTFVIEERFGFNKTTGSTFVKDLVKGLFLAVILGGPLVAGILAFFEYAGTGAWLYCWIAVALYMLAVQYISPTWIMPLFNKFTLLEEGELKKAIFSYARSIDFPLENVFVMDGSKRSEKSNAFFTGFGKHRRIVLFDTLIKQHKVSELVAVLAHEMGHYKKKHIQKTLIIGVAQMGVMFFLLSMFISYQGLFDAFYMDKKSIYAGLIFFGLLYSPVELFTGLLMQMFSRKNEYEADKFSVETTKDHTSMVSALKKLSVHNLSNLLPHWLYVFLNYSHPPVLKRVEAIENIAPTIVET, from the coding sequence ATGAACTTTATCGCCGTGATCATTCTGGTAGTCATCTTTGCCGAATTTATATTAAATTTCATTGCTGAATTATTAAACCTGAGGATGTTGCGAAGCGAAATTCCCCATGCCTTTCAAGGCTGGTATGATGCCAATCGTTACAGTCAATCACAGGAATATCTTAAAACAAATACGCGATTTGGCTGGGTCGTTTCAGCCTTTGATTTGGTTGTTTTTCTTCTCTTCTGGTTTTTAAAAGGGTTTCCCCTGGTGGATGGTTGGGTACAGGCATATCATCAGGGGCCTGTGATCAGCGGAATGATTTTTATCGGTGCCCTGGTATTAATAAAGGCTGTTTTATCCCTGCCCTTTAGCATTTATTCGACATTTGTTATTGAAGAGCGCTTTGGTTTTAATAAAACCACCGGATCCACCTTTGTAAAGGACTTGGTAAAAGGATTGTTTTTGGCAGTCATTCTGGGAGGGCCTCTTGTTGCAGGGATTCTGGCCTTTTTTGAATATGCCGGTACAGGTGCCTGGCTGTATTGCTGGATAGCTGTTGCCCTGTACATGCTTGCAGTTCAGTATATTTCACCTACCTGGATTATGCCTCTTTTTAATAAATTCACTTTACTGGAAGAAGGCGAGCTCAAAAAGGCAATTTTCTCCTATGCGCGTTCGATAGACTTTCCTTTAGAAAATGTTTTTGTGATGGACGGGTCAAAACGTTCGGAAAAATCAAACGCTTTTTTTACCGGGTTTGGTAAACACAGGCGTATTGTTTTATTCGACACGCTGATAAAACAGCACAAAGTTTCAGAACTGGTAGCTGTTCTGGCCCATGAAATGGGACATTACAAGAAAAAACACATACAAAAGACGCTCATCATAGGGGTGGCGCAGATGGGAGTCATGTTTTTCCTGCTGTCGATGTTTATTTCTTATCAGGGACTGTTCGATGCTTTTTATATGGATAAAAAATCAATTTATGCCGGTTTGATCTTTTTTGGCTTATTATACTCTCCGGTGGAATTATTTACCGGTCTTTTGATGCAGATGTTTTCTCGGAAGAATGAATATGAGGCGGATAAGTTTTCAGTGGAAACCACCAAAGATCATACTTCAATGGTGAGTGCATTGAAAAAGCTTTCCGTTCACAACCTGTCGAATCTTTTGCCTCACTGGCTGTATGTATTTTTAAATTATTCCCACCCACCGGTTTTAAAACGGGTGGAAGCGATTGAGAATATAGCACCCACTATAGTCGAAACGTAA
- a CDS encoding DUF3482 domain-containing protein: MSKKTEILISIISHTNIGKTTLARTLLRQDIGEIDDAPHVTVEPERHVYLEGKDDVIWLWDTPGFGHVGKLLTRLERENGRIGWIMNEVVDKLFNRALYCSFSAARNVRAQSDVVLYQVNAQEKPEDAGYINDELKLLDALKKPVVMVLNRIDTSLQFSVIDLKNLEKAYFSQFGHFKCLKDITVLDAFSRSWHQELRLLNMILPLLEPEKAKGLSRLIHIFQQQQDTVLEACARAAAQVVLHTSHQRFSLDDNQEPEEVFRKLESELQNQIDAYVTHLVQHWLIEAEGRAQFEADIKQVSGLTGNTYTEKEVGFLAGFLSGVLSGLAADIMAGGLSLGGGALLGGLIGGLGGFSVKKLIDRLFKDDVSWKNDALVEIFKRLLALYLLAEHHGRGKGILVLEEPAIFLSEAVNKIWPMLKDRVARLIENAQTNNRFEVSLIDLFKYCVKEIEKEMYS; encoded by the coding sequence TTGAGTAAAAAAACCGAAATTTTGATCAGCATCATTTCGCATACCAATATCGGAAAAACGACTTTAGCCCGGACGCTGCTTCGACAAGACATTGGAGAAATAGATGACGCTCCCCATGTGACTGTGGAACCGGAACGGCATGTATATCTCGAGGGGAAAGATGATGTCATATGGCTCTGGGATACACCAGGTTTCGGACATGTAGGGAAGTTATTGACCCGTCTTGAACGTGAAAACGGCAGGATCGGATGGATCATGAATGAAGTGGTGGACAAGCTATTTAACCGGGCGCTGTATTGCTCTTTTTCTGCTGCCAGAAATGTCCGTGCCCAAAGCGATGTTGTCCTCTATCAGGTAAATGCCCAGGAAAAACCTGAAGATGCCGGTTATATCAATGATGAATTAAAACTGCTTGATGCTTTAAAAAAGCCTGTTGTGATGGTTTTAAACAGGATCGATACCTCTTTGCAATTTTCGGTCATCGATCTTAAAAACCTTGAAAAAGCCTACTTTTCTCAATTTGGTCATTTTAAATGCCTTAAGGATATAACGGTACTGGATGCTTTCTCCCGAAGCTGGCACCAGGAGTTACGACTGTTAAACATGATTCTGCCTCTGCTCGAACCGGAAAAGGCCAAAGGCCTGTCAAGGCTGATTCATATTTTTCAGCAGCAACAGGATACGGTTTTAGAGGCATGCGCCCGAGCTGCTGCCCAAGTAGTACTTCATACTTCTCACCAGCGTTTTTCTTTAGACGACAACCAGGAGCCAGAAGAGGTTTTTAGAAAACTCGAATCCGAACTGCAGAATCAAATCGATGCATATGTTACACATCTGGTACAACATTGGCTTATTGAGGCTGAAGGCCGGGCACAGTTCGAAGCCGATATTAAGCAAGTTTCAGGCCTGACTGGAAACACCTACACGGAAAAGGAGGTTGGGTTCCTGGCGGGATTTCTTTCAGGTGTCCTTTCTGGACTGGCTGCTGACATTATGGCCGGCGGGCTTTCCCTTGGCGGAGGCGCCCTGCTCGGCGGTCTTATCGGAGGACTTGGCGGTTTCTCAGTTAAAAAGCTGATTGACCGTCTATTCAAAGATGATGTTTCCTGGAAAAATGATGCCCTGGTGGAAATCTTTAAACGGCTGCTGGCCCTTTATCTTTTGGCCGAACACCATGGTCGGGGAAAAGGAATCCTGGTACTTGAAGAACCGGCAATATTTTTATCAGAAGCCGTTAATAAAATATGGCCGATGCTCAAAGATCGTGTTGCCCGCCTGATAGAGAATGCGCAGACAAATAATCGTTTTGAAGTTTCCCTGATTGATCTTTTTAAGTATTGTGTGAAAGAAATCGAAAAGGAAATGTATTCGTGA
- a CDS encoding DUF2868 domain-containing protein: MLEKDARRILFFRALGETDHKDVILSPSLLETVRKNMAPFLKDTDFFTRFSRSLEKIAGRHHDINFSSYYMPHDFKPGRLGVILLVSFFIGLGANYLGSGHRVNILLNPLMILLVWNLAIYLALLFKKTVLRKSILPPAKMAFQLINFGRITKDKLNLLFPNKSNKSNLLRNARIYFIRLWLQQAYVLSTARLSLILHGMAISLSGGVVAGLYLRGLFQQYQFAWFSTFDKSIVMSIGKVIFAPVLLFTQQTLPKETMGAAWIHLFAASAVFYILLPRFLLLFYTGLTIRKLSRSVEPDLTQSYYNKWRLGPTKLALYTYSYSLDDKNLHLLNEALERVYGYQQKLVVENIPWGGNLPQSLNQENIPVFCFNAAQTPENEVHGEFLNKVLQRLNSCIVIVDYSRLTRKQQNSRFLLWKTLLDDYVGLDRFFWANLEKTGRKNDSELTAALWRKIVE; the protein is encoded by the coding sequence ATGCTGGAAAAGGACGCACGAAGAATATTATTTTTCAGGGCACTTGGGGAAACAGATCATAAAGATGTTATCCTTTCTCCTTCCCTGTTGGAAACGGTTCGAAAAAATATGGCGCCCTTCCTTAAAGATACTGATTTCTTTACCAGGTTCAGTCGCAGTCTTGAAAAAATTGCCGGCCGTCACCATGATATTAACTTCTCCTCCTATTACATGCCCCATGACTTCAAACCTGGCAGGTTGGGCGTGATCTTGCTGGTAAGTTTTTTCATCGGTTTAGGCGCAAACTATCTCGGTTCCGGCCACAGGGTCAACATACTGCTAAACCCCTTAATGATTCTCCTTGTTTGGAATCTTGCGATCTACCTTGCATTGCTGTTTAAGAAAACCGTCTTACGAAAATCTATCCTTCCACCTGCAAAAATGGCATTTCAACTGATCAATTTTGGTAGAATTACAAAGGATAAACTTAATCTGCTTTTCCCAAACAAATCAAATAAATCCAACCTGTTACGAAATGCCAGGATTTATTTTATTAGACTATGGTTACAACAGGCCTATGTATTGTCAACTGCCCGACTTTCCTTAATTCTACATGGTATGGCCATTTCCCTTTCAGGTGGTGTGGTGGCCGGCCTTTATTTAAGAGGCCTCTTTCAGCAATATCAGTTTGCCTGGTTTTCAACCTTCGACAAATCAATTGTCATGAGCATTGGTAAAGTTATTTTTGCACCTGTCCTGCTATTCACTCAACAAACCCTGCCAAAAGAAACGATGGGCGCGGCATGGATACATCTTTTCGCCGCATCGGCTGTTTTTTATATTCTTCTTCCCAGGTTTCTGCTCCTTTTTTATACAGGTCTTACAATAAGGAAACTATCCAGATCTGTTGAACCGGACCTGACCCAGTCTTACTATAATAAATGGCGTTTAGGCCCAACAAAACTTGCCCTTTATACGTACAGTTATTCTCTGGATGATAAAAATCTACACCTGTTAAACGAAGCGCTTGAAAGGGTTTACGGATATCAGCAAAAACTTGTGGTTGAAAATATCCCATGGGGAGGAAATCTTCCCCAATCACTCAATCAGGAGAATATTCCGGTGTTTTGCTTTAACGCCGCACAAACCCCTGAAAACGAAGTCCATGGCGAATTTTTAAACAAGGTTCTTCAGCGTTTAAACTCCTGCATCGTGATTGTGGATTATTCAAGACTTACCAGGAAACAACAAAACTCCCGTTTCTTGCTCTGGAAGACCCTGCTTGATGATTATGTCGGATTGGATCGCTTTTTTTGGGCCAACCTGGAAAAAACAGGCCGTAAAAATGATTCAGAACTTACCGCCGCATTATGGAGAAAAATCGTTGAGTAA